From the Mahella australiensis 50-1 BON genome, the window ACGCCACCAGCGCGGAGAAATAAAGCGTAAGGGTCGTCGACGAAATAGCTATAATAGCGCTGTTCAAAAATCCTCTCCACACATTTATCGTTTGTGTAAGCCTAGCATAATTATCGAGAAAATTATTGCTCGGTAAAACCAACAACTTGGTTGTTATGGATGTATTGTCATGTGTAGAGGATATAAGCATGCTATAAAAAGGTATAAGACACAGCAGCATTATTATAATAAGAAATACATATAAAATTACATTCGCAAACTTTTTCATTATATGTTTCCTCAACTTTCTTTATTGGCGTTGGTTATTTTAAGCGATATAAGCGAAAATACAGCTATAATGATAAATATAGCGTACGCTATAGCCGACGCGTAACCAAAATGATATCTCGTAAACCCTGTTTCGTAAAGATACATAACCATAGTTCTTATAAGGTCTTGAGGCGCATTCCTGAACATAGCCGGCACATCAAAAATCTGTAATCCGCCGATTATCGAAGTAATAAGCACGAATATTATAACCGGCTTTATTAAAGGTAAAGTTATCTTAAACGCTATCTGTCTTTGATTTGCCCCGTCTATATATGCGGCTTCGTAGATCTCTTGAGAGATCGATTGGAGGCCGGCCATAAACATGAGCATATTATAGCCGAACCATTGCCAGCATATTGCCAGGCCTATTATAAGCCTTGAGAAAAAAGGGGAATACATCCAATTTATATTTCCGTCGATAATACCTAAGGCCAGTAGCATCTTATTTACCGTACCCGTCTGCCAATCAAATAACAAACTGAATATGACACCTATAGTCACGGGCGTAACTATGTTAGGA encodes:
- a CDS encoding carbohydrate ABC transporter permease, whose product is MYNKKRALYGISFIAPFFIVFAIFNLYPILYSLYLSFTDWDGMNLPSFIGLRNYSRLITDTYFYTSIFNTLFIWICSIIPQISLALFLAIILNQKAIKGRDFFRAVYFFPNIVTPVTIGVIFSLLFDWQTGTVNKMLLALGIIDGNINWMYSPFFSRLIIGLAICWQWFGYNMLMFMAGLQSISQEIYEAAYIDGANQRQIAFKITLPLIKPVIIFVLITSIIGGLQIFDVPAMFRNAPQDLIRTMVMYLYETGFTRYHFGYASAIAYAIFIIIAVFSLISLKITNANKES